From a single Nostoc sp. MS1 genomic region:
- a CDS encoding mobilization protein, which produces MPRIHLIDGEKGGVGKSLVARTMIQYCLDKNMPFVPVETDRSNPDVAGVYKGICQYAVFTEEERHADKADKIFEIAMNKTVIANLAAQSHRAVKGWIEKNHLIELGEAQGVDFCKWFVSTGGYDSLNLFKQSVSAYEGKIPHVLVRNLGLCDDWEHVNSDATIQEIVKKYNIKAIDFPKLAYKERNIIDQHRLSFADAREYKEFGIISKQRVINFLKLAYSAFENVGIWYEEVK; this is translated from the coding sequence ATGCCAAGAATCCATTTGATAGACGGAGAAAAGGGAGGAGTAGGAAAGTCTCTAGTAGCTAGAACAATGATTCAGTATTGTCTAGATAAGAATATGCCGTTTGTACCTGTAGAAACAGATAGGTCAAATCCAGATGTAGCTGGGGTGTACAAAGGGATATGTCAGTATGCAGTGTTTACAGAGGAAGAAAGACACGCTGATAAGGCAGATAAGATATTTGAAATAGCAATGAATAAGACAGTAATTGCTAATTTAGCCGCACAATCTCATAGAGCGGTTAAGGGATGGATTGAGAAAAACCATTTAATTGAACTGGGAGAAGCTCAAGGAGTAGATTTTTGTAAATGGTTTGTATCAACAGGAGGATATGACAGTCTAAATCTATTTAAGCAGTCTGTAAGTGCTTATGAGGGAAAAATTCCTCATGTGTTGGTGAGAAATTTAGGTTTATGCGATGACTGGGAACACGTAAACTCAGATGCCACAATACAAGAAATAGTAAAAAAATATAATATTAAGGCAATAGATTTTCCAAAACTGGCGTATAAAGAAAGAAATATAATAGACCAGCACAGATTATCTTTTGCGGATGCAAGAGAGTATAAGGAATTTGGGATTATTAGTAAACAGCGAGTAATCAATTTTCTTAAGCTTGCGTATTCGGCTTTTGAAAACGTTGGTATTTGGTATGAAGAAGTTAAGTGA
- a CDS encoding orange carotenoid protein N-terminal domain-containing protein has product MTFTQTGDQTIREYVQSWQNLDADEQLALFWFVYKEMGHSITPAAPGASTVSPEIAEGLFNQVKELDHEAQLQLQRDLINNVDTQLTREYGSIGDTTKLLFWYRLSQGMDEGTIVSFPADYKLSAESQRLFERIKGLEFQQQITLFRDYVSPMGAEAKPGAEI; this is encoded by the coding sequence ATGACTTTTACACAAACAGGTGACCAAACGATTCGTGAATACGTCCAATCATGGCAGAATTTGGATGCAGACGAACAGCTAGCTTTGTTCTGGTTTGTCTACAAAGAAATGGGACATTCCATTACACCAGCCGCTCCAGGTGCTAGTACTGTTTCTCCCGAAATTGCCGAAGGTTTATTCAATCAAGTCAAAGAATTAGACCACGAAGCGCAATTGCAACTACAACGCGACTTGATTAACAATGTAGATACTCAACTGACCCGTGAATATGGCTCAATTGGCGATACCACTAAGCTGCTATTCTGGTATCGTTTATCTCAAGGTATGGATGAAGGCACTATCGTTTCTTTCCCTGCTGACTACAAACTTTCTGCGGAATCTCAACGACTGTTTGAAAGAATCAAAGGTTTAGAATTTCAGCAGCAAATCACTCTTTTCCGCGATTACGTTTCCCCAATGGGTGCAGAAGCAAAACCCGGCGCAGAAATTTAG